The following coding sequences are from one Streptomyces dengpaensis window:
- a CDS encoding IS630 family transposase (programmed frameshift) → MRYPDGGGLTAVERARRERVRFQAAEMFAAGMRPPQVARVLRVSRKSAYAWHAAWRQGGRDALRSKGPSGVASRMQPGWRAWLARALEQGPAVHGWREDQRWTLARISVLVARRFHVRFSQPQLSRILRQMGFSVQVPVHRAAERDEEQVRVWREETWARVERKVREQDAWLVFEDESGQALRPPKARTWSRIGVPPQVRVSGKGSGRVSVAGMVCAKPGERTRLIYRMLAHHPGRRGEKNGFKEQDFAELLEAAHQQLGGKIVLVWDNSTQHKDALMRELLAARKRWLTVFRLPAYAPDLNPAEGVWANLKNDLGNLAACTVDALADLTRTRLKKMQYRPDLLDGFIAETGLTWTPP, encoded by the exons ATGAGGTATCCCGATGGGGGTGGCCTGACCGCGGTGGAGCGGGCCCGGCGGGAGCGGGTGCGGTTCCAGGCCGCCGAGATGTTCGCGGCGGGGATGCGGCCGCCGCAGGTCGCGCGGGTGTTACGGGTGTCGCGGAAGTCGGCTTATGCCTGGCACGCCGCCTGGCGTCAGGGCGGTAGGGACGCCCTGCGCTCCAAGGGCCCCTCGGGGGTCGCGTCGCGGATGCAGCCGGGCTGGCGGGCTTGGCTGGCGCGTGCGCTGGAGCAGGGCCCGGCCGTACACGGCTGGAGGGAAGACCAGCGGTGGACGCTGGCGAGGATCTCGGTGCTGGTTGCCCGGCGCTTCCACGTGCGCTTCAGCCAGCCGCAACTGTCCCGGATCCTGCGGCAGATGGGCTTCTCGGTGCAGGTTCCGGTGCACCGGGCCGCCGAGCGGGACGAGGAGCAGGTGCGGGTGTGGCGGGAGGAGACATGGGCGCGCGTGGAAAGAA AGGTGAGGGAGCAGGACGCGTGGCTGGTGTTCGAGGACGAGTCGGGGCAGGCTCTACGGCCGCCCAAGGCCCGCACCTGGTCCCGTATCGGAGTGCCGCCGCAGGTCAGGGTGTCGGGGAAGGGATCGGGCAGGGTCTCGGTGGCCGGGATGGTCTGCGCGAAGCCGGGTGAGCGGACCCGCCTGATCTACCGGATGCTCGCCCACCACCCCGGTCGGCGCGGTGAGAAGAACGGCTTCAAGGAGCAGGACTTCGCCGAGCTGCTGGAGGCCGCCCACCAGCAACTCGGCGGGAAGATCGTGCTGGTCTGGGACAACTCCACCCAGCACAAGGATGCGCTGATGCGCGAGTTACTGGCCGCCCGCAAGCGGTGGCTGACCGTCTTCCGTCTGCCGGCCTACGCCCCGGACCTCAACCCGGCCGAAGGCGTGTGGGCGAACCTGAAGAACGACCTGGGCAACCTTGCGGCATGCACCGTCGACGCCCTCGCCGACCTCACCCGCACCCGGCTGAAGAAGATGCAGTACCGGCCCGACCTCCTCGACGGCTTCATCGCCGAAACCGGCCTCACCTGGACACCGCCATGA
- a CDS encoding TetR/AcrR family transcriptional regulator has protein sequence MVRAADRAKRPGRTSVWLEGKAPRGGAARGGGQPSGLDRDRITEVTVRLLDAEGLAKFSMRRLAGELNVTAMSVYWYVDTKDDLLELALDAVFGELELPDPSSGEDWRDQLRALAAGYRALLVRHPWVSPLSGTFLNIGPHSMAFSLCVQQVVRNTGLPPHGQMGALSAVFQFVYGFGTIEGHFVQRCASAGMSQDEYFRQAMSAIGEQPEFGANFAGAAELMAARGGDTVEEMRERDFGFALEMLIAGIEAMVERG, from the coding sequence ATGGTGAGGGCAGCCGACCGGGCCAAGCGTCCGGGGCGGACCAGTGTCTGGCTGGAGGGCAAGGCCCCCCGGGGCGGTGCGGCGCGTGGTGGCGGGCAGCCGTCGGGGCTCGACCGGGACCGGATCACCGAGGTCACGGTGCGGCTGCTGGACGCGGAGGGGCTGGCGAAGTTCTCCATGCGCCGGCTGGCCGGGGAGCTGAACGTCACCGCGATGTCCGTGTACTGGTACGTCGACACCAAAGACGATCTGCTCGAACTCGCCCTGGACGCGGTGTTCGGGGAGCTGGAGCTGCCGGATCCGTCGTCGGGGGAGGACTGGCGGGATCAGCTGCGGGCGCTGGCCGCGGGGTACCGGGCGCTGTTGGTGCGCCACCCATGGGTGTCGCCGCTCAGCGGGACCTTTCTGAACATCGGGCCGCATTCCATGGCGTTCTCGCTGTGTGTGCAGCAGGTGGTACGGAACACGGGGTTGCCGCCGCACGGGCAGATGGGGGCGCTGTCGGCCGTCTTCCAGTTCGTGTACGGGTTCGGGACGATCGAGGGGCACTTTGTGCAGCGGTGCGCTTCGGCGGGGATGTCGCAGGACGAGTACTTCCGGCAGGCCATGAGCGCGATCGGCGAACAGCCGGAGTTCGGGGCGAACTTCGCGGGTGCGGCGGAATTGATGGCGGCGCGGGGTGGGGACACCGTGGAGGAGATGCGGGAGCGGGACTTCGGGTTTGCGCTGGAGATGTTGATTGCGGGGATCGAGGCGATGGTGGAGCGCGGGTAG
- a CDS encoding PPOX class F420-dependent oxidoreductase has protein sequence MAPNIATNTSVSLDELLDFVRPRHRAILLTRRADGSPQGSPLTCGVDDSGRIVVSTYPERAKTRNAKRDERVSLIVLSDEWNGPWVQIDGTAEVIDSPDSVEPLVEYYRNIAGEHPDWAEYREAMRKQGKSIIRVTPVRWGPVATGGFPARLSPQP, from the coding sequence ATGGCACCGAACATCGCGACGAACACCTCGGTCTCCCTGGACGAACTGCTCGACTTCGTACGCCCTCGGCACCGCGCCATCCTCCTCACCCGCCGCGCCGACGGCTCCCCCCAGGGGTCGCCCCTGACCTGCGGAGTCGACGACTCGGGGCGCATCGTCGTCTCGACCTACCCCGAGCGCGCCAAGACGCGTAACGCCAAGCGGGACGAGCGCGTCAGCCTCATCGTCCTGAGCGACGAATGGAACGGGCCCTGGGTGCAGATCGACGGTACGGCCGAGGTGATCGACTCCCCGGACTCCGTGGAGCCCCTCGTCGAGTACTACCGGAACATCGCGGGGGAGCACCCCGACTGGGCCGAGTACCGCGAGGCCATGCGCAAACAGGGCAAGTCGATCATCCGCGTCACCCCTGTCCGGTGGGGCCCGGTAGCAACCGGCGGCTTCCCCGCCCGCCTGTCCCCCCAGCCCTAA
- a CDS encoding YceI family protein, which produces MGLTAKIRTRDGWAVSHAVVTVTDMTGTQIVRAEADTDGAVHDITPLAPGAYTVIVTALGYAPAAAGAIVTAAGRAEVGTVTLARRGGADLPPPGPWTADPVHSSIAATAQHLGISSVRGRFADFSSTIEIAPDDVTKSRVEATISAASIDSGNAMRDGHLRSPDFLDVETYPWITYRSTGLTPAGSDRWTVHGELTMRGVVRPVDLDLAYLGTGADPWGGTRAAFRATAELHREDFAMSYNQVLQAGISAVGTTLKVELDIQAVQGEKLPQA; this is translated from the coding sequence ATGGGACTGACCGCGAAGATCCGTACGCGGGACGGATGGGCCGTGTCGCACGCGGTCGTCACGGTGACCGACATGACCGGCACTCAGATCGTGCGCGCCGAGGCGGACACCGACGGAGCCGTCCACGACATCACCCCCCTCGCCCCCGGTGCGTACACGGTGATCGTCACCGCGCTCGGCTACGCGCCCGCCGCGGCCGGCGCGATCGTCACCGCCGCGGGCCGGGCCGAGGTCGGCACCGTCACCCTGGCACGGCGGGGCGGCGCGGATCTGCCGCCGCCCGGCCCCTGGACGGCCGACCCGGTCCACTCCTCCATCGCCGCCACCGCCCAGCACCTGGGAATCTCCAGCGTGCGAGGCCGCTTCGCCGACTTCTCGTCCACCATCGAGATCGCCCCGGACGACGTGACCAAGTCCCGCGTCGAGGCGACGATCTCCGCCGCCTCCATCGACAGCGGCAACGCCATGCGCGACGGACACCTGCGGTCCCCGGACTTCCTGGACGTGGAGACGTACCCCTGGATCACCTACCGCTCGACGGGCCTGACCCCCGCCGGCTCCGACCGCTGGACGGTCCACGGTGAACTGACCATGCGCGGCGTCGTACGCCCCGTCGACCTGGACCTCGCCTACCTCGGCACCGGCGCCGACCCGTGGGGCGGCACCCGCGCCGCGTTCCGGGCGACCGCGGAACTCCACCGCGAGGACTTCGCGATGTCGTACAACCAGGTCCTCCAGGCGGGCATCTCGGCCGTCGGCACCACCCTCAAGGTGGAGCTGGACATCCAGGCGGTGCAGGGCGAAAAACTTCCGCAGGCATAG